The Corythoichthys intestinalis isolate RoL2023-P3 chromosome 1, ASM3026506v1, whole genome shotgun sequence genome has a segment encoding these proteins:
- the LOC130928056 gene encoding vitamin D 25-hydroxylase — translation MVSLQSPSLAHMSRAQVVMVACGAGFAFLAVLLLRQLVKQRRPPGFPPGPSPIPVIGNIMSLVTEPHVFLKKQSEVHGQIFSLDLGGILTVVLNGYDCVRECLYHQSEVFADRPSLPLFMKMTKMGGLLNCKYGKSWIEHRKLACNSFRYFGSSQRLFERKISEECMFFVDAIDEHKGKAFNPKHLVTNAVSNITNLIIFGQRFTYDDSNFQHMIEIFSENVELAVSSWAFLYNAFPWIEYVPFGKHQKLFRNAAEVYDFLLRVIEGFSQGRVPHVPRHYVDAYLDELEQNSGKAGSSFSYENLIYSVGELIIAGTETTTNTLRWAMLYMALYPNIQERAHKEIDSVLANGRAPTLEDKQKMPFVEAVLHEILRFCNIVPLGIFRATSQEAHVNGFTIPKGTMVITNLYSVHFDEKYWTDPGVFSPQRFLDSNGNFVRREAFLPFSLGRRHCLGEQLARMEMFLFFTTLLQRFHLQFPPGSVPTVAPKLGMTLQPKPYSICAIRRQHKDTPYRK, via the exons ATGGTCTCACTTCAGTCGCCGTCTCTGGCGCACATGTCGCGCGCGCAGGTTGTGATGGTGGCGTGCGGCGCGGGCTTCGCTTTCCTCGCTGTGCTGCTGCTCCGTCAGCTCGTCAAACAGAGGAGACCCCCGGGATTCCCCCCCGGGCCATCTCCCATCCCTGTCATTGGGAACATTATGTCTCTGGTTACCGAGCCGCACGTTTTCCTCAAGAAGCAGAGTGAAGTTCACGGACAG ATTTTCAGTCTGGACCTCGGCGGCATCTTGACAGTGGTGCTGAACGGCTACGACTGTGTCAGGGAATGCCTTTATCATCAGAGCGAAGTGTTCGCTGACCGGCCGTCCTTGCCACTCTTCATGAAGATGACCAAAATGGGAG GTCTTCTCAACTGCAAATATGGCAAAAGCTGGATTGAACACCGCAAATTGGCGTGCAACTCCTTCAGGTACTTTGGCAGCAGTCAGAGGCTTTTCGAAAGAAAGATCTCAGAGGAGTGCATGTTCTTTGTCGACGCCATTGACGAGCACAAGGGCAAGGCTTTCAACCCCAAACACTTGGTGACCAACGCCGTGTCCAACATCACCAACCTGATAATCTTTGGACAGCGCTTCACGTACGACGACAGCAATTTCCAACACATGATCGAGATCTTTAGCGAGAACGTGGAGCTGGCGGTGAGCAGCTGGGCTTTCCTGTACAATGCCTTTCCATGGATCGAGTACGTGCCCTTCGGGAAGCATCAGAAGCTCTTTCGCAATGCCGCCGAGGTGTACGACTTCCTACTGCGGGTCATAGAAGGTTTTTCCCAAGGCCGAGTGCCGCACGTGCCGCGGCACTACGTCGACGCCTACTTGGACGAGTTGGAGCAGAACTCGGGAAAAGCCGGCTCATCCTTCTCGTACGAGAACCTCATCTACTCAGTGGGGGAGCTCATTATTGCTGGCACAGAGACCACAACCAACACTTTGCGTTGGGCCATGCTCTACATGGCCCTCTATCCCAATATACAAG AAAGGGCGCACAAAGAGATCGACAGCGTGTTGGCGAACGGCCGAGCACCGACTTTAGAGGACAAACAGAAGATGCCCTTCGTGGAAGCTGTCTTGCACGAAATCCTGCGTTTCTGCAACATTGTCCCACTGGGCATTTTTCGCGCTACCTCCCAGGAGGCGCACGTCAACGGCTTCACCATTCCCAAAGGCACCATGGTGATTACCAACCTATATTCGGTGCACTTTGATGAGAAGTACTGGACGGACCCGGGCGTGTTCTCACCGCAGAGATTCCTGGACAGTAACGGCAACTTTGTGAGACGGGAAGCCTTCCTGCCGTTCTCATTGG GGAGGCGTCACTGTCTTGGCGAGCAACTGGCCAGAATGGAGATGTTTCTCTTTTTCACCACTTTGCTCCAGAGGTTCCACCTTCAGTTCCCTCCAGGAAGCGTTCCCACCGTCGCACCCAAATTAGGCATGACCTTGCAACCCAAGCCTTACTCCATCTGCGCCATCCGCAGACAGCACAAAGACACTCCTTATCGCAAGTAG
- the LOC130922792 gene encoding calcitonin-1-like isoform X2: MIMLKFRTLLLACVLIFCQIYISQAAPSRSREDLNGDGITLSNDDIQKLLRAIKEFMQLASDEQERQTADGSSPDRSMSKRCTGLSTCVLGKLSQDIHNLQTFPRTDVGAGTPGKKRSLAEQYEYN; this comes from the exons ATGATCATGCTCAAGTTCAGGACTCTTCTTTTAGCCTGCGTTCTGATCTTTTGCCAGATATACATCTCACAGGCAGCTCCATCCAG AAGTCGTGAAGATCTCAATGGAGATGGAATAACTCTATCCAATGACGATATTCAGAAGTTACTGAGAGCTATTAAAGAGTTCATGCAACTGGCTTCAGATGAACAAGAACGCCAAACAGCTGATGGAAGCAG CCCTGATAGATCCATGTCAAAGCGCTGCACCGGCCTAAGCACTTGTGTGTTGGGCAAACTGTCCCAGGATATTCACAACCTCCAAACGTTTCCCCGCACAGATGTGGGAGCAGGGACACCCGGAAAAAAGAGAAGTCTAGCCGAGCAATATGAATACAATTAA
- the LOC130922792 gene encoding calcitonin gene-related peptide-like isoform X3, producing MIMLKFRTLLLACVLIFCQIYISQAAPSSREDLNGDGITLSNDDIQKLLRAIKEFMQLASDEQERQTADGSSNTTAQKRGCNTATCVTHRLADFLSRSGGLGHRNFVPTGVGAQAFGKRRRRSPE from the exons ATGATCATGCTCAAGTTCAGGACTCTTCTTTTAGCCTGCGTTCTGATCTTTTGCCAGATATACATCTCACAGGCAGCTCCATCCAG TCGTGAAGATCTCAATGGAGATGGAATAACTCTATCCAATGACGATATTCAGAAGTTACTGAGAGCTATTAAAGAGTTCATGCAACTGGCTTCAGATGAACAAGAACGCCAAACAGCTGATGGAAGCAG CAACACAACAGCACAGAAGAGGGGGTGCAACACTGCCACCTGCGTCACCCATCGCTTGGCTGACTTCTTGAGTCGATCCGGGGGGCTAGGCCATCGTAACTTTGTGCCCACTGGCGTCGGGGCGCAGGCGTTTGGCAAACGGAGGCGACGCAGCCCTGAGTGA
- the LOC130922792 gene encoding calcitonin gene-related peptide-like isoform X1 has protein sequence MIMLKFRTLLLACVLIFCQIYISQAAPSRSREDLNGDGITLSNDDIQKLLRAIKEFMQLASDEQERQTADGSSNTTAQKRGCNTATCVTHRLADFLSRSGGLGHRNFVPTGVGAQAFGKRRRRSPE, from the exons ATGATCATGCTCAAGTTCAGGACTCTTCTTTTAGCCTGCGTTCTGATCTTTTGCCAGATATACATCTCACAGGCAGCTCCATCCAG AAGTCGTGAAGATCTCAATGGAGATGGAATAACTCTATCCAATGACGATATTCAGAAGTTACTGAGAGCTATTAAAGAGTTCATGCAACTGGCTTCAGATGAACAAGAACGCCAAACAGCTGATGGAAGCAG CAACACAACAGCACAGAAGAGGGGGTGCAACACTGCCACCTGCGTCACCCATCGCTTGGCTGACTTCTTGAGTCGATCCGGGGGGCTAGGCCATCGTAACTTTGTGCCCACTGGCGTCGGGGCGCAGGCGTTTGGCAAACGGAGGCGACGCAGCCCTGAGTGA